A part of Ziziphus jujuba cultivar Dongzao chromosome 8, ASM3175591v1 genomic DNA contains:
- the LOC107413898 gene encoding abscisic acid receptor PYL4 gives MPSSLQLHRINPTKPITGSTALTFHHKQSHNHAAMSSFVRHVVPPSSAIPFPLPDSVARYHTHAVSANQCFSAAIQTIDAPVPVVWSVVRRFDNPQAYKHFLKSCHVIDGDGNVGSLREVRVISGLPAESSTERLEILDDERHVLSFSVVGGDHRLTNYRSVTTLHATADGAGTVVVESYAVDVPNGNTKEETCVFVDTIVRCNLQSLSQIAENMVKSNKKTTSSN, from the coding sequence ATGCCTTCGTCGCTTCAGCTTCACAGAATCAACCCAACAAAACCAATCACCGGCAGTACCGCACTGACTTTccaccataaacaatctcacaATCATGCTGCGATGTCGTCGTTCGTGCGACATGTCGTTCCACCTTCTTCCGCTATTCCATTTCCCTTACCTGACTCAGTAGCTCGTTACCACACCCACGCGGTATCTGCAAACCAGTGCTTCTCCGCCGCTATCCAGACCATCGACGCTCCCGTGCCAGTAGTTTGGTCCGTCGTTCGTCGTTTCGATAATCCGCAAGCGTACAAGCATTTCCTTAAGAGTTGCCACGTCATCGACGGCGATGGAAACGTCGGTAGTCTCCGTGAGGTCCGTGTCATTTCGGGTCTGCCTGCTGAGTCAAGCACCGAGAGGTTGGAGATTCTGGATGATGAACGCCACGTCCTGAGCTTCAGCGTGGTGGGAGGTGATCACCGGCTTACCAATTACAGATCGGTCACGACGCTCCATGCCACGGCCGACGGCGCCGGAACGGTGGTGGTGGAATCGtatgcggtggacgtaccgaaCGGGAATACGAAAGAAGAGACGTGTGTGTTCGTGGATACCATTGTTAGGTGCAATTTGCAGTCGCTCTCTCAGATCGCTGAGAATATGGTCAAAAGTAACAAAAAAACTACctcttcaaattaa
- the LOC107413893 gene encoding protein trichome birefringence-like 33, which yields MHIYMQNTKIMKSPLSISSSSSSNLRKPRIISSPYLFSLLPFLLFVAILYGEDFMCLFGSERPFSRTVKKKEKLTFAVGTMEEGCDVFRGRWVRDESNRPLYQESECPYIQPQLTCQEHGRPDKEYQYWRWQPHGCDLPRFNATLMLETLRGKRMMYVGDSLNRGQYVSMICLLHSLIPEDQKSMETFGSLTVFTAKEYNATIEFYWAPLLLESNSDDPVFHRVSKRIIRKDSINKHGKHWKGVDILVFNTYIWWMTGLKMRILLNGSFDDEVKDIVELTTEEAYRMGMENMLRWVRLNMDPKKTRVFFTSMSPSHGKSIDWGGKEGGNCYNETTMIEDPTYWGSDCRKSVMEVIGEVFSKSKVPITFLNITQLSSYRKDAHTSIYKKQWGPLTPEKLANPVSYADCVHWCLPGLQDTWNELLFAKLFNP from the exons atgcatatatatatgcaaaacacaaaaatcatgaAGTCCCCTCTCTcaatctcttcttcttcatcgtcCAATCTCAGAAAGCCTCGTATAATAAGCTCTCCCTATCTGTTTTCCTTGTTACCATTCCTCCTCTTCGTCGCCATCCTCTATGGAGAAGATTTCATGTGCCTATTCGGTTCGGAACGGCCTTTTTCCAGAACGG tgaagaagaaagagaaattgaCTTTCGCCGTTGGGACGATGGAAGAAGGATGTGACGTGTTTAGAGGAAGATGGGTTCGGGACGAGTCAAATCGGCCGCTTTATCAGGAATCGGAGTGTCCATATATACAACCGCAGTTGACCTGCCAAGAGCATGGAAGACCAGACAAGGAGTACCAATACTGGAGATGGCAACCCCATGGTTGTGATCTTCCTAG GTTCAATGCCACACTTATGCTTGAGACACTCCGGGGGAAGAGGATGATGTATGTAGGAGATTCTCTGAACAGGGGTCAATACGTTTCCATGATTTGTCTTCTTCACTCGCTCATCCCTGAAGATCAAAAGTCCATGGAAACCTTCGGTTCACTAACTGTCTTCACTGCCAAG GAATACAATGCCACGATTGAGTTTTATTGGGCACCATTACTCCTGGAATCGAATTCTGATGATCCTGTCTTCCACAGAGTATCAAAAAGGATTATTAGGAAAGATTCTATAAACAAGCATGGCAAACATTGGAAAGGCGTTGATATACTAGTATTCAATACGTATATATGGTGGATGACTGGCTTGAAGATGAGGATCTT GCTAAACGGGTCCTTTGACGATGAGGTGAAAGATATCGTGGAGCTGACAACTGAGGAAGCTTATCGTATGGGGATGGAGAATATGTTGAGATGGGTTCGCTTGAATATGGACCCCAAGAAGACAAGAGTCTTCTTTACTAGCATGTCACCCTCGCATGGAAA GAGCATAGATTGGGGAGGTAAAGAAGGAGGAAACTGCTATAATGAGACAACCATGATTGAAGATCCAACATATTGGGGTTCGGATTGCAGGAAAAGTGTAATGGAGGTGATTGGGGAAGTGTTCAGCAAATCAAAGGTTCCCATCACATTTCTAAACATCACACAACTCTCAAGTTATCGTAAAGATGCACACACATCAATCTACAAGAAGCAGTGGGGCCCATTGACTCCTGAGAAATTAGCCAACCCTGTAAGCTATGCAGATTGTGTGCATTGGTGCTTACCTGGCCTTCAAGATACTTGGAATGAGCTCCTGTTTGCCAAACTCTTCAACCCTTGA